The following are from one region of the Polaribacter marinaquae genome:
- a CDS encoding tRNA-(ms[2]io[6]A)-hydroxylase: MLGLQFETATSWAEIAKVNLEQILTDHAFLEQKAASNAVSIIINYSEETELVKEMSNIAIEEMQHFKMVHLLMVKRGMVLGREQKNDYAVRLQKFFNKTKDRTNALVQRLLIAALIEARSCERFKVFSENMEDEELSKFYKNLMISEANHYTTFLSFARKYQDREIVDEKWNALLAFEAEMMRERGNSAKIHG, from the coding sequence ATGTTAGGATTACAATTTGAAACAGCTACTTCTTGGGCAGAAATTGCCAAAGTAAATTTAGAACAAATATTAACAGATCATGCTTTTCTAGAACAAAAAGCTGCTTCTAACGCAGTTTCTATTATTATTAATTATTCTGAAGAAACAGAGCTTGTAAAAGAAATGAGTAATATTGCCATAGAAGAAATGCAACACTTTAAAATGGTGCATTTATTGATGGTTAAAAGAGGAATGGTTTTAGGAAGAGAACAAAAAAATGATTACGCAGTAAGACTACAAAAGTTCTTTAACAAAACAAAAGACAGAACAAATGCCTTGGTACAACGCCTACTAATTGCCGCGTTAATAGAAGCCAGAAGTTGTGAGCGTTTTAAAGTTTTTTCTGAAAACATGGAAGATGAAGAACTTTCTAAATTCTATAAAAATTTAATGATTTCTGAAGCAAACCATTATACAACTTTCTTGTCTTTTGCTAGAAAATATCAAGATAGAGAAATTGTAGATGAAAAATGGAATGCTTTGCTTGCTTTTGAAGCAGAAATGATGAGAGAGCGAGGCAATAGTGCAAAGATTCACGGATAA
- a CDS encoding MerC domain-containing protein produces MKINNNSIDIVALFSSLICAMHCATIPLLLSFSSLSSLHFLGNKFIEWAFISLGLIFVIISLLPSYKKIHKNSKPLIIAFLGFLLIAFGRLNLSEIFEIVNTVAGAFIVSYAHYLNWKLLRFKTN; encoded by the coding sequence ATGAAAATTAATAACAACTCTATAGATATTGTAGCTCTATTTAGCTCTTTAATTTGTGCTATGCACTGTGCAACAATACCTTTATTACTTTCATTTTCATCTTTAAGTAGTTTACATTTTCTAGGAAATAAATTTATTGAATGGGCATTTATTAGTCTCGGCCTTATTTTTGTCATAATTTCTTTATTACCCAGCTATAAAAAGATTCATAAAAATAGTAAGCCACTTATAATTGCTTTTTTAGGTTTTTTATTAATTGCATTTGGTAGATTAAATCTGTCAGAAATATTTGAAATAGTAAATACCGTTGCTGGTGCTTTTATTGTTTCTTATGCGCATTATTTAAATTGGAAATTATTAAGATTTAAAACAAATTAG
- a CDS encoding DUF4870 domain-containing protein: protein MKEDKQLLVVMHLSQLLDFITGIGGFLVPLILWLLKKDEVFGIDEHGKAILNFRISMFIYILICIPLIFLFGLGILGFITIGIFYLIFPIINAIKVNNNEEPNYPFSIKFLK, encoded by the coding sequence ATGAAAGAAGACAAACAGTTATTAGTAGTTATGCATTTAAGTCAGTTATTAGACTTTATAACAGGAATCGGTGGTTTTTTAGTTCCATTAATTTTATGGTTGCTAAAAAAAGATGAGGTTTTTGGTATTGATGAGCACGGAAAAGCTATTTTAAATTTTAGAATTTCGATGTTTATTTACATTCTAATTTGCATACCGTTAATATTTTTGTTTGGCTTAGGTATTTTAGGTTTTATCACCATTGGTATATTTTATTTAATTTTTCCGATAATAAATGCCATTAAAGTGAATAATAATGAAGAACCAAATTATCCTTTTAGTATCAAATTTTTAAAATAA
- a CDS encoding Dps family protein — protein sequence MNYLNIEKDQILPVVTELNVLLADYHVYYQKLRNFHWNVLGENFFDLHNRFEEMYNDTKTKIDEVAERIITLKYHPISKLSDYIEISRVKESSPLLTDKEMVATIIDDHKILIEQLSKVIDRADKANDEGTIDLIGAYIRELEKSTWMLNAWSKNTKDALDTSFVK from the coding sequence ATGAATTATTTAAATATAGAAAAAGATCAAATTTTACCAGTTGTAACAGAATTAAACGTGCTTTTAGCAGACTACCATGTATACTATCAAAAACTAAGAAACTTTCATTGGAATGTATTAGGAGAAAACTTTTTTGACCTACATAACAGATTTGAAGAAATGTATAATGATACAAAAACTAAAATCGATGAAGTTGCAGAAAGAATTATTACTTTAAAATACCACCCTATTAGTAAATTATCAGACTACATAGAAATTTCTAGAGTAAAAGAATCTAGTCCGTTACTAACTGATAAAGAAATGGTAGCTACAATTATAGACGATCATAAGATTTTAATAGAACAATTAAGTAAAGTTATTGATAGAGCAGATAAAGCAAATGACGAGGGTACAATAGATTTAATTGGTGCCTACATTAGAGAGTTAGAAAAATCTACTTGGATGTTGAATGCTTGGTCTAAAAACACCAAAGATGCTTTAGATACTAGTTTTGTTAAATAG
- a CDS encoding mechanosensitive ion channel family protein — MNKIVEKLETWKDIFIKNIPNIAIALVVLVIAYFASRAMNSIVNKTIGKRIRQKSVRDLVSRVASAITILVGLYLAMTVLKFDDTLKTIVSAAGVSGIVIGLALQGTLSNTISGVVLSFRKNLNIGNWVETNGYAGEVIDINLNYFVIREADNNMVVLPNKTILENPFKNYSLTTKMRISIECGVEYGADLKKVEKLTTETIRKNFNQDEIGKKVEFYFTEFGDSSINFLCRFWVDSENALEKLKAKSNAIMEIKQAFDNEGINIPFPMRTLEFVPNNKLNLSQVKEKQDSKKEEYLENA, encoded by the coding sequence ATGAATAAAATAGTAGAAAAGTTAGAAACCTGGAAAGATATATTTATTAAAAACATACCAAACATTGCAATTGCATTGGTAGTTTTAGTGATAGCATACTTTGCCTCTAGAGCAATGAATTCTATCGTAAATAAAACTATTGGTAAAAGAATTAGGCAAAAATCTGTTAGAGATTTAGTCTCTAGAGTTGCCTCTGCAATTACCATTTTAGTTGGTTTATATCTAGCCATGACAGTTTTAAAGTTCGACGATACATTAAAAACAATCGTTTCTGCAGCTGGGGTTTCTGGTATTGTTATTGGTTTAGCCTTACAAGGTACTTTATCTAATACAATATCTGGTGTGGTTTTATCATTCAGAAAAAACCTAAATATTGGTAATTGGGTAGAAACAAACGGTTATGCAGGTGAAGTTATCGATATCAATTTAAACTACTTTGTTATTAGAGAAGCTGATAATAATATGGTTGTATTGCCAAACAAAACTATTTTAGAGAATCCTTTCAAAAATTATTCTTTAACAACTAAAATGAGGATTTCTATTGAATGTGGTGTAGAGTATGGTGCAGATTTAAAGAAAGTTGAAAAACTTACCACAGAAACAATCAGAAAAAACTTTAATCAAGATGAAATAGGTAAAAAAGTTGAATTTTATTTTACAGAATTTGGAGACAGTTCTATCAACTTCTTATGCAGATTCTGGGTAGATTCAGAAAACGCTTTAGAGAAATTAAAAGCAAAAAGTAATGCGATTATGGAAATTAAGCAAGCCTTTGATAACGAAGGAATTAATATACCATTCCCGATGAGAACTTTAGAGTTTGTACCAAACAATAAACTAAATTTATCTCAAGTTAAAGAGAAGCAAGATTCTAAAAAAGAAGAATATTTAGAAAACGCATAA
- a CDS encoding sodium:proton antiporter, protein MLELAGIIILGILAQWFAWKFKIPAILPLILIGLLVGPIAATYLSEDGSKWIEPIWNGEKGLFPGESLYYFVSLAISIILFEGGLTLKRSEIKNVGPVITKLITLGSAITFFGAGIVARYFFDLGWDLSFLFAGLIIVTGPTVITPILRNIPLKKDISTVLKWEGILIDPIGALVAVLVFEFISVGGGSGFTKTALMEFGKILLFGATFGFTFAHALAYAVNKKLIPHYLLNVVSLSTVLLVFVLSDMFAHESGLLAVVVMGMVLGNGKLKNLKELLYFKESLSVLLISILFILLAANIKMEDLLLLYTWKTAALFALVVFIIRPLAVFASTFNSKLKLNEKIFISWVGPRGIVAAGIASLFGSKLLKQGVEGAEYITPLVFMIVLGTVLLNATTARMFAKMIGVFLKKSDAILFVGASNPSRLIANYLKDKGKRVILIDSNKNFIEQASKDGLEALNVDIYDGDLTDNIELNDVGYLIALTGSDMVNKYALNSFSDVFGEHGAYKLASSKEIKEATANERKNFFTPNDDYINLSEAYRENPAIIEVEIDNETEYNAILDVLSKEEKSIPLFVEKGQGIFLVPEFDKTEETKENLILSYLGKNIGDVYKSSSKV, encoded by the coding sequence ATGTTAGAGTTAGCCGGAATTATCATATTAGGAATATTAGCCCAATGGTTTGCTTGGAAATTTAAAATACCTGCAATTTTACCATTAATTTTAATAGGATTATTAGTAGGTCCAATTGCTGCAACATATTTAAGTGAAGACGGGTCTAAGTGGATTGAACCAATATGGAATGGCGAAAAAGGATTGTTTCCTGGAGAAAGTTTGTATTACTTTGTTTCTTTGGCAATAAGTATCATTCTTTTTGAAGGTGGTTTAACACTTAAAAGAAGTGAAATAAAAAACGTTGGTCCTGTAATTACAAAGTTAATTACGTTGGGTTCTGCCATTACTTTTTTTGGAGCAGGAATTGTAGCTAGATATTTTTTTGATTTAGGTTGGGATTTATCTTTTCTATTTGCAGGATTAATTATTGTTACCGGTCCTACAGTAATTACACCAATCTTAAGAAATATTCCACTTAAAAAAGACATCTCTACAGTATTAAAATGGGAAGGTATTTTAATTGACCCAATTGGTGCCTTGGTTGCCGTTTTAGTTTTTGAATTTATTAGTGTTGGTGGTGGAAGTGGATTTACAAAAACTGCATTAATGGAGTTTGGTAAAATATTATTATTTGGTGCTACTTTCGGGTTTACATTTGCGCATGCTTTGGCTTATGCTGTTAACAAAAAATTAATTCCGCATTACTTATTAAATGTTGTTTCTCTATCAACGGTATTATTGGTTTTTGTTTTATCAGATATGTTTGCGCACGAGTCTGGTTTACTGGCTGTAGTTGTAATGGGAATGGTTTTAGGAAACGGAAAATTAAAAAACTTAAAAGAACTATTATATTTTAAAGAATCTTTAAGTGTATTGCTGATTTCAATTCTATTTATTTTACTAGCAGCAAATATTAAAATGGAAGATTTATTATTATTATATACTTGGAAAACTGCTGCTTTATTTGCCTTGGTTGTTTTTATTATAAGACCATTAGCCGTTTTTGCTAGTACTTTTAATTCTAAATTAAAATTAAACGAAAAGATTTTTATAAGTTGGGTAGGACCACGTGGTATCGTTGCTGCTGGTATTGCTTCTTTATTTGGGAGTAAACTTTTAAAACAAGGAGTCGAAGGAGCAGAATATATTACGCCATTGGTTTTTATGATTGTATTAGGTACAGTTTTATTAAACGCTACTACAGCAAGAATGTTTGCAAAAATGATTGGTGTTTTTCTTAAAAAATCTGACGCTATTTTATTTGTAGGTGCTTCTAATCCTTCTAGATTAATAGCAAATTATTTAAAAGACAAAGGTAAAAGAGTCATTTTAATAGATTCTAATAAAAACTTTATAGAACAGGCTTCAAAAGACGGTTTAGAGGCTTTAAATGTTGATATTTATGACGGAGATTTAACAGATAATATAGAGTTAAACGATGTTGGCTATTTAATAGCTTTAACAGGTAGTGATATGGTTAATAAATATGCTTTAAATAGTTTTTCTGATGTATTTGGAGAACACGGAGCTTATAAGTTAGCATCATCTAAAGAAATTAAAGAAGCAACAGCTAACGAGCGTAAAAACTTTTTTACACCAAATGATGATTATATTAATTTAAGTGAGGCTTATAGAGAAAACCCTGCAATAATTGAGGTAGAAATAGATAATGAAACCGAGTATAATGCTATTTTAGATGTTTTGTCTAAAGAAGAAAAATCGATTCCGTTATTTGTAGAAAAAGGGCAAGGTATATTTTTAGTGCCAGAGTTTGATAAAACAGAAGAAACTAAAGAGAATTTAATATTATCTTACTTAGGTAAAAATATTGGTGATGTTTATAAGTCTAGTTCAAAAGTCTGA
- a CDS encoding DUF4625 domain-containing protein, which translates to MKTNLNYFYLLLFTLFISACSGSDNVDIDEEKPTITINYNEGFPKGCTQLKRGEIYSFRAKVTDNKALASYSIDIHHNFDHHTHDDQIAECSLESLKQADSPLIYVENFEIEGEQTNYEINVSIKIPEDIDTGDYHCAYSVTDQTGWQSRTSVDIKIVE; encoded by the coding sequence ATGAAAACAAATCTAAATTATTTTTATCTTTTATTATTTACATTATTTATTAGTGCTTGTTCTGGTAGTGACAACGTAGATATAGATGAAGAAAAACCGACAATAACTATCAATTACAACGAAGGTTTTCCTAAAGGATGTACTCAATTAAAAAGAGGAGAAATTTATAGCTTTAGAGCTAAGGTTACAGATAATAAAGCTTTGGCTTCTTATAGTATAGATATTCACCATAATTTCGATCATCATACGCACGATGATCAAATTGCAGAATGTAGCTTAGAATCCTTAAAGCAAGCTGATAGTCCGTTAATTTATGTGGAAAATTTTGAGATCGAAGGAGAACAAACTAACTATGAAATTAATGTATCAATTAAAATTCCAGAAGATATTGATACTGGCGATTATCATTGTGCATATTCTGTAACAGACCAAACTGGTTGGCAATCTAGAACTTCTGTAGATATTAAAATAGTAGAATAA
- a CDS encoding DUF4625 domain-containing protein: MKTNFKLLAIIAFVGITLQSCSSEEEIELSAPIISNFEFGEGSDHTTDQVAYKGSDIHLEADITAEAVISSITLHIHGHDLSVGDNEVEWEFEQVYTDAKYLVINPTFHEHVDVPANIPAGEYHVELIVTDELGNTTEVEGHVDVLDPITLSDMSVDATAQRGKDLHAEFMIDAVNGIHSISVDIHAHDLAVGDGEVEWDFEKEYTEGYHDKNSVEFHEHIDIPATAPAGEYHIMFTVEDEDGNIKEYETHIDVTE, encoded by the coding sequence ATGAAAACAAATTTTAAACTTTTAGCCATTATCGCTTTTGTCGGTATTACTTTACAATCTTGTAGTAGTGAAGAAGAAATTGAATTAAGCGCACCAATAATTTCTAACTTCGAATTCGGGGAAGGAAGTGATCATACAACAGACCAAGTTGCATATAAAGGTTCTGATATTCATTTAGAAGCAGATATAACTGCAGAAGCAGTAATAAGTAGTATTACTTTACATATCCACGGACATGATTTATCAGTTGGAGATAACGAAGTAGAATGGGAGTTTGAGCAAGTTTATACAGATGCTAAATACTTAGTTATTAATCCAACTTTTCATGAGCATGTAGATGTACCTGCAAATATTCCTGCAGGAGAATATCATGTAGAATTAATAGTTACTGATGAATTAGGAAATACTACAGAAGTTGAAGGACATGTAGATGTTTTAGACCCAATTACTTTAAGTGATATGTCTGTGGATGCAACAGCTCAAAGAGGTAAAGATTTACACGCAGAATTTATGATTGATGCTGTAAACGGAATCCACAGTATTTCTGTAGATATTCATGCACATGATCTTGCAGTAGGAGACGGAGAAGTAGAATGGGATTTTGAAAAAGAATATACAGAGGGTTACCATGATAAAAATTCAGTAGAATTTCATGAGCACATTGATATACCAGCAACTGCACCAGCAGGAGAGTATCATATTATGTTTACTGTAGAAGATGAAGACGGTAACATTAAAGAATATGAAACTCATATTGATGTAACTGAATAA
- a CDS encoding TonB-dependent receptor: MFKFLLSLILFCSICFNITAQKTYQINGTVLNAKTLKPIEGANVIGKKGYAISSKKGEFKLNNLIKGTYSFKVSHVGFIDKTISETINSESKELTIYLNEATTTLNEIKVLGKSKQRKLKETPIVSQVVSKEFLKSNRENSLMQTLSKIPGVSTINIGSGQSKPVIRGLGFNRVAVVQNGIKHEAQQWGNDHGLEIDQHGIENIQIIKGPASLLYGSDAIAGVVDIQPNKIPLPNSTKGEVNILAETNNDLLGISAGISTRKQNWFYRGRLTYRDYADYKVPADQINYENYIFNLHDNNLRNTAGNEADASFSIGFVGENITTETVFSNVNAKNGFFANAHGLEVRTSSIDYDRSNRDVDLPFHKVNHFKITNNTTVNLDNHTLHFDFGFQKNHREKHSEPVPHGFMPTPPNPVERIFKKNTFTFNARDAFKPNYKHDMVVGLNVEYQDNNIGGWGFLIPEYNRFTVGAFTYDQFEINSNLHFLGGLRYDYGFVDTKAYFDWFQSRVNNNDGSTSNVFLQRSKNKTVNFGNLSASFGLSYIHNKTTYKVNVGRSFRMPLSSELASDGVNYHMYRYERGNINLDPEVSYQLDLDIEHSNDRFSIGVSPFVNIFDNYIYLNPTPNYYETLQIYEYTQAKVFRVGGELRASAAVSKQLLLNASLEYVYSRQTSGQKEGFTLPFSPPLSTVLSVNYKLENLFFFKNPQFIADLRVTAAQEEIVPPEEKTAGYQVLNMSFLADLDVFKNNNPVEMRVKLNNVFDTKYFNHTSFYRLIDVPEAGRNVSVSFTIPF; the protein is encoded by the coding sequence ATGTTTAAATTTTTATTGAGTTTAATACTCTTTTGTAGTATTTGTTTTAATATAACAGCACAAAAGACTTATCAAATTAACGGAACTGTTCTAAATGCAAAAACGTTAAAACCTATAGAAGGTGCTAATGTTATTGGTAAGAAAGGCTATGCTATATCCTCTAAAAAAGGTGAGTTTAAATTAAATAATCTAATAAAAGGTACTTATAGTTTTAAGGTTTCTCATGTTGGTTTTATAGACAAAACAATATCAGAAACTATTAATTCTGAATCCAAAGAGTTAACTATTTATTTGAATGAAGCCACTACAACATTAAACGAAATTAAAGTTTTAGGAAAATCTAAACAAAGAAAGCTTAAAGAAACACCAATTGTATCTCAAGTGGTTTCAAAAGAATTTTTAAAAAGTAATAGAGAAAATAGTTTAATGCAAACTCTTAGTAAAATTCCTGGGGTAAGCACTATTAATATTGGTTCTGGTCAATCTAAACCTGTAATTAGAGGTTTAGGTTTTAATAGAGTTGCGGTTGTGCAAAACGGAATCAAACACGAAGCACAGCAGTGGGGAAACGATCATGGTTTAGAAATAGATCAACACGGTATAGAAAATATTCAAATTATTAAAGGCCCCGCATCTTTATTATATGGTTCGGATGCAATTGCCGGTGTTGTAGATATTCAGCCAAATAAAATTCCGTTACCAAATTCAACAAAAGGAGAAGTAAATATTCTAGCAGAAACCAATAACGATTTATTAGGAATTTCTGCAGGAATTTCTACTCGAAAACAAAACTGGTTTTATCGTGGTCGCTTAACTTACAGAGATTATGCAGATTACAAAGTGCCAGCAGATCAAATTAATTATGAAAATTATATTTTTAATTTACATGATAATAATTTAAGAAACACAGCAGGTAATGAGGCAGATGCTAGTTTTAGTATTGGGTTTGTTGGAGAAAATATTACTACAGAAACTGTATTTAGTAATGTAAATGCTAAAAACGGATTTTTTGCAAATGCACACGGTTTAGAAGTTAGAACTTCTAGTATAGATTATGATCGTTCTAATAGAGATGTCGATTTGCCGTTTCACAAAGTAAATCACTTTAAAATTACAAATAACACTACAGTTAATTTAGATAATCATACGTTGCATTTCGACTTCGGATTTCAAAAAAATCATAGAGAAAAACATTCAGAACCTGTGCCACATGGGTTTATGCCAACTCCTCCAAATCCTGTAGAAAGAATTTTTAAGAAAAATACTTTTACATTTAATGCAAGAGATGCTTTTAAACCTAATTATAAACACGATATGGTTGTAGGTTTAAATGTAGAATATCAAGATAATAATATTGGTGGTTGGGGATTTTTGATTCCTGAATATAATCGATTTACAGTAGGAGCTTTTACATACGATCAATTTGAGATTAATTCTAATTTACATTTTTTAGGAGGTTTGCGTTATGATTATGGTTTTGTAGATACAAAAGCATATTTTGATTGGTTTCAATCTAGAGTAAATAATAATGATGGTTCTACATCTAATGTGTTTTTACAGAGATCAAAAAATAAAACGGTAAACTTTGGTAATTTAAGTGCTTCTTTTGGTCTTAGTTATATTCATAATAAAACAACTTATAAGGTTAATGTAGGTAGAAGTTTTAGAATGCCTTTGTCTAGTGAGTTGGCTTCGGATGGAGTTAATTATCATATGTATAGATATGAAAGAGGTAATATCAATTTAGATCCAGAGGTTTCTTATCAATTAGATTTAGATATAGAACATTCAAATGATAGATTTAGCATTGGTGTAAGTCCGTTTGTAAATATTTTTGATAATTATATCTATTTAAATCCGACACCAAATTACTACGAAACTTTACAAATTTACGAGTACACACAAGCAAAAGTGTTTAGAGTAGGAGGCGAGTTAAGAGCAAGTGCAGCTGTTTCAAAGCAACTATTATTAAATGCATCTTTAGAGTATGTGTATTCTAGACAAACAAGCGGACAAAAAGAAGGATTTACACTTCCTTTTTCTCCGCCTTTATCTACTGTTTTATCTGTTAATTATAAGTTAGAAAATTTATTCTTTTTTAAGAATCCGCAATTTATCGCAGATTTAAGAGTAACCGCAGCACAAGAAGAAATTGTGCCACCAGAAGAAAAAACAGCTGGTTATCAGGTTTTAAATATGTCTTTTTTAGCAGATTTAGATGTTTTTAAAAACAACAATCCGGTAGAAATGAGAGTAAAACTAAATAATGTTTTCGATACTAAATATTTTAATCACACTAGCTTTTACAGATTAATAGATGTGCCAGAAGCAGGTAGAAACGTATCTGTATCCTTTACAATTCCTTTTTAA
- the mnmE gene encoding tRNA uridine-5-carboxymethylaminomethyl(34) synthesis GTPase MnmE: MIKNDTIIALATPSGVGAISVIRLSGENAIDIVDANFKSIKKDKTLVTQKTHTIHLGHIIENSIIIDEVLVSVFKNPNSYTGENVVEISCHGSSFIQQEIIQLFLKKGCRMADNGEFTMRAFLNGKMDLSQAEAVADVIASNSAASHQMAIQQMRGGITNELKNLRAQLLDFAALIELELDFSGEDVEFADRTKFKELVAKITFVLKRLIDSFSFGNAMKNGIPVAIIGEPNVGKSTLLNALLNEEKAIVSDIAGTTRDAIEDELIIDGVAFRFIDTAGIRETEDVVENIGIKKTYEKAENAQLIIFLIDSNKYAYSREDFLEEIDTIKNRFPNKRLLVIANKIDTLSCHDSSILQSDIENLLLVSAKSKTGLETLKDELTSLVNIGALSNNETIVTNSRHFEALNNALSAINSVQQGIDLEISTDLFSIDIRECLRYLGNITGEYDVDKDILGHIFSNFCIGK; the protein is encoded by the coding sequence ATGATTAAAAACGACACTATTATTGCTTTGGCTACACCATCTGGTGTTGGTGCAATTTCTGTAATTAGACTTTCTGGTGAAAACGCAATTGATATTGTAGATGCCAATTTTAAATCTATTAAAAAAGATAAAACATTAGTAACCCAAAAAACACACACAATTCATTTGGGTCATATTATCGAAAATTCTATAATTATTGATGAAGTTTTAGTCTCAGTTTTTAAAAATCCTAATTCTTATACTGGTGAAAATGTTGTAGAAATATCTTGTCATGGTTCTAGCTTTATTCAGCAAGAAATTATACAATTATTTCTAAAGAAAGGTTGTAGAATGGCTGATAACGGTGAATTTACAATGCGTGCATTTTTAAACGGTAAGATGGATTTATCGCAAGCGGAAGCTGTAGCAGACGTAATTGCCTCTAATTCTGCAGCAAGCCATCAAATGGCAATACAACAAATGCGTGGCGGAATTACAAACGAACTAAAAAACTTAAGAGCACAATTATTAGATTTTGCAGCTTTAATAGAATTAGAGTTAGATTTTTCTGGTGAAGATGTAGAATTTGCAGACAGAACCAAATTTAAAGAATTGGTTGCAAAAATAACTTTTGTATTAAAACGTCTAATCGATTCTTTTTCTTTTGGAAATGCCATGAAAAACGGAATTCCGGTTGCAATTATAGGTGAACCAAACGTAGGAAAATCTACGCTTTTAAACGCTCTTCTTAATGAAGAAAAAGCTATTGTTTCTGATATTGCTGGTACAACAAGAGATGCTATTGAAGATGAATTAATTATAGATGGTGTTGCTTTTAGATTTATTGATACCGCTGGTATTAGAGAAACGGAAGATGTTGTAGAGAATATCGGAATTAAAAAAACGTATGAAAAAGCTGAAAATGCACAACTAATTATCTTTTTAATAGACTCTAATAAATATGCATATTCTAGAGAAGATTTTCTAGAAGAAATTGACACCATTAAAAACCGTTTTCCTAATAAAAGACTGTTAGTAATTGCCAATAAAATAGACACTTTATCTTGTCATGACAGTTCTATTTTACAATCGGATATTGAAAATTTACTTTTAGTATCTGCAAAAAGTAAAACAGGTCTAGAAACTTTAAAAGATGAATTAACCTCTTTGGTAAATATTGGTGCTTTAAGTAATAACGAAACAATTGTAACAAATTCGCGTCATTTTGAGGCATTAAACAATGCTTTATCTGCAATAAATTCTGTACAGCAAGGAATCGATTTAGAAATTTCTACGGATTTATTTTCTATTGATATTAGAGAATGCCTTCGTTATTTAGGTAATATTACCGGAGAATATGATGTTGATAAAGATATTTTAGGACACATTTTCAGTAATTTTTGTATAGGAAAATAA
- a CDS encoding DUF4268 domain-containing protein, which produces MFSKAEAELIRKEFWTSFGKSFPKKWLLYNTKVKGLSFKFVADRKKAAVCLDIENPDELVNLLYYDQMLSLKVLLESEIPEVIFDDDFLLENGKTIHRIYVPFDKKFSIHNKNTWRDCYEFFVDTMTKFEMFFYEYEDVIKNI; this is translated from the coding sequence ATGTTTTCTAAAGCAGAAGCAGAATTAATACGTAAAGAATTTTGGACTAGTTTTGGCAAATCTTTTCCAAAAAAATGGTTACTATACAACACTAAAGTAAAAGGCTTGTCTTTTAAATTTGTTGCAGATAGAAAAAAAGCTGCTGTTTGTCTAGATATCGAAAATCCGGATGAATTGGTAAACCTACTCTACTACGATCAAATGCTTTCTTTAAAAGTTCTATTAGAATCAGAAATACCAGAAGTAATTTTTGATGATGATTTCTTGTTAGAAAATGGCAAAACTATTCATAGAATTTATGTTCCTTTTGATAAAAAGTTTAGCATTCATAATAAAAATACCTGGCGAGATTGTTATGAGTTTTTTGTTGACACAATGACAAAATTCGAAATGTTCTTCTACGAATATGAAGATGTTATCAAAAACATATAA